Genomic segment of Acinetobacter larvae:
ATTGTGCAAGGCGATGAAATTACGACCTATTATGATCCAATGATTGCCAAGTTAATTGTCTGGGGTGAAAACCGCGAAGCAGCCTTGGTACAAATGCAACATGCACTCAGTCAATTTCATGTTGAAGGGCTAGGCAATAACATTAGTTTCTTGCGCCGTATTATCAGTTGTGATGCTTTTCAACAGGCTAAGCTCGACACCAATCTCATCCAGCGTGAACAACACTTTTTATTTCAACCGCAACAGCGCCATGCGGCTCATTGGGTGACTGCGGCATTGATCGAGTTACTCTGCCAGTTCCAGCAACATCGCAGCACACAACACCCCTTATGGTTGGCACAACCATTTTGGCGACTGAATCACGTGAGTCGTCATCGTATGGTCTTTCAGGATGGTCAACGTGAGGCTGAAATCTATTTGAGTCCAACTGCGCATGGTTTTATCGCAGAGTATGGCAAGCAGCGTTTCCAGATTTCGGGGCAGTTGCTCGATGCCAACCGCGCCAAGGTACAACTAGATGGTGTCCAAAAAACCGTGGCATTTCATCGTAACGCTACAGCAATTACGCTCTTTGATGCGGGCGAAAGTTATGGTTTCCATGCTCTAAAAGCCAACTATGGTCAAGGCGATAACCAAGCCGCAGAAGGTCATTTAACAGCACCTATGCCTGGTGTGGTTACCCAAGTCTTGGTCAGTGCCGATCAAGCCGTGAAAAAGGATGATGTATTGCTTACCCTTGAAGCCATGAAAATGGAATATACCATTCGGGCACCACAGGATGGCGTGATTGCAGAAGCTTACTTTCAGGTTGGTGATCAGGTCATGGCTGGTGATGAGCTCATTGCCTTTGCAACGGCGGAGGATGTGGCATGAGTGAATCCGTTAAAATTGTAGAGGTTGGACCTCGCGATGGCTTACAAAATGAAAAGCAAAACTTAACCGTAGCGCAGCGCTTGGCGTTTATTCAGGATTTAGTTGCAGCAGGGTTGAAATATATTGAGGTGGGATCTTGTGTATCCCCCAAATGGCTGCCGCAAATGGCGCAAAGTACGGATTTATTTCAGTTACTTCCTACTGATACTGATTTACACTTTAGTTTGCTCACCCCCAACTTAAAGGGCTTTGAGGCTGCCGCTGCAGTAAATTGCCCTGAAGTGGCGGTATTTACTGCAGCATCAGAAAGCTTTACCCGTAAAAACATCAACTGCTCCATTGCTGAAAGCTTTGAAAAATTTGCTGACGTAATCCAAGCCGCCAAGATGAAAAATATGCGAGTGCGTGGTTATGTATCGTGTATGGTGGATTGCCCCTATGCAGGAGCCATTGCACCCGAACAAGTTCGTGATGTGGCAAAGCGTTTGTATGATATGGGCTG
This window contains:
- a CDS encoding hydroxymethylglutaryl-CoA lyase, translating into MSESVKIVEVGPRDGLQNEKQNLTVAQRLAFIQDLVAAGLKYIEVGSCVSPKWLPQMAQSTDLFQLLPTDTDLHFSLLTPNLKGFEAAAAVNCPEVAVFTAASESFTRKNINCSIAESFEKFADVIQAAKMKNMRVRGYVSCMVDCPYAGAIAPEQVRDVAKRLYDMGCYEISLGETIGTATPDRVAKVWDCCLAELDAAVLAGHFHNTYGMAIANIYQSLQQGIRIFDASLAGLGGCPYAKGASGNVATEDVYYLLSQLGYETGIDVEHLMLASRNISQTLQRKSLSSYANAYWAQ